In Nostoc sp. CENA543, a single genomic region encodes these proteins:
- the psaK gene encoding photosystem I reaction center subunit PsaK yields the protein MLTSTLLAAATAPLEWNPSIGIIMIVANIIAIAFGKSSIKYPSSEPALPSANLFGGFGLPALLATTAFGHILGAGTILGLHYLGRF from the coding sequence GTGTTAACTTCAACCTTACTCGCTGCTGCAACTGCACCATTGGAATGGAATCCCTCAATCGGCATTATCATGATTGTTGCCAATATCATTGCCATTGCCTTTGGTAAATCCAGCATCAAATATCCCAGTTCAGAACCCGCTTTACCTTCTGCTAATCTCTTCGGTGGCTTCGGTTTACCTGCATTGTTAGCAACTACCGCATTTGGTCACATTTTAGGAGCAGGAACAATCTTAGGACTGCACTATCTAGGTAGATTCTAG
- the hpsP gene encoding hormogonium polysaccharide biosynthesis glycosyltransferase HpsP, with protein MKILQIVPSISLVYGGPSQMVLGLAPALAKEGAKVTVITTDSNGDTGQKPLDVPLNVPISQDGYEIIYFRCAPFRRYKFSLDLLKWLKNHAKEFDIAHIHALFSPVSSAAALVCRQENLPYILRPLGTLDPADLLKKKQLKKLYVEIIERRNLANAAAIHFTSEQEAKVSARFGVNTKDLVIPLGVIPPQLSSENGKTFISREWGIQDNIPWVLFMSRLDPKKGLNLLIPALEKLLELGKNFHFILSGASPQDPDYEQKIKDQIANSPLKSHTTITGFVTGELKTRLLQAADLFVLPSYYENFGIAVAEAMVAGKPVVISDQVHIWEQVRDSESGWVGTTDVESLVELLQTALQNPQECQRRGVNARNYALENFSWDAIARQMIQAYNQLTLKI; from the coding sequence ATGAAAATTTTACAAATTGTTCCCTCTATTTCTTTGGTTTATGGTGGCCCTAGTCAAATGGTTTTGGGATTAGCACCTGCTTTAGCTAAGGAAGGTGCGAAAGTTACGGTAATAACTACAGATAGTAATGGTGATACTGGTCAAAAACCTCTGGATGTACCTTTAAATGTTCCCATTTCACAGGATGGTTATGAAATTATCTATTTTCGCTGTGCGCCATTTCGTCGTTATAAATTTTCTCTAGATTTACTCAAATGGCTGAAAAATCATGCTAAGGAATTTGATATAGCGCATATTCACGCTTTATTTTCGCCTGTAAGTAGTGCGGCGGCGTTGGTATGTCGTCAGGAAAATTTACCTTATATTTTACGTCCTTTAGGTACACTTGATCCGGCTGATTTATTAAAGAAAAAACAATTAAAAAAGCTATATGTAGAAATTATTGAAAGGCGTAATTTAGCTAATGCTGCTGCGATTCATTTTACTAGTGAGCAAGAAGCGAAAGTATCAGCAAGATTTGGTGTTAATACAAAAGATTTAGTAATTCCTTTGGGAGTGATTCCGCCTCAACTTTCCTCTGAGAATGGTAAAACGTTCATCAGTAGAGAATGGGGAATACAAGATAATATTCCTTGGGTGCTATTTATGTCACGACTTGACCCGAAAAAAGGGCTAAATCTGCTGATTCCAGCTTTGGAGAAGCTACTAGAGTTGGGAAAAAATTTTCATTTCATTTTGTCTGGTGCAAGTCCCCAAGACCCAGATTATGAACAAAAAATTAAAGACCAAATCGCTAATTCGCCTTTAAAATCCCACACTACAATTACAGGTTTTGTGACTGGTGAATTAAAAACCAGGTTATTACAGGCGGCTGATTTATTTGTTCTACCTTCTTACTACGAAAACTTTGGTATTGCTGTTGCTGAGGCAATGGTAGCAGGAAAACCCGTGGTAATTTCTGACCAAGTACATATTTGGGAACAGGTGCGAGATAGTGAATCTGGTTGGGTGGGAACAACAGATGTAGAATCTTTGGTGGAGTTACTACAAACAGCTTTGCAAAATCCCCAAGAATGTCAGCGTCGGGGTGTGAATGCGAGAAATTATGCTTTAGAAAATTTTAGCTGGGATGCGATCGCACGCCAAATGATTCAAGCTTATAATCAATTGACTCTGAAAATTTAG
- the hpsN gene encoding hormogonium polysaccharide biosynthesis glycosyltransferase HpsN, giving the protein MEFPNSSTNNHPLVTVIIPTYGREEPLRDSIADVLNQNYPNFEVLVVDQSPTHQADIQSYLEELAAKDKIKWFRLNWASLPGARNYGVRRSAGEIIIFIDDDVKLTPDYISNHVKNYLQNPEIGAVAGRVFDRMKLGESKGEFEIEYLPPEAMNPGIAWYHIDLVHTIKPQQVLSARGCNMSFRREIFTKYGLRFDERFRGSAVREESDFCLRFRKTGYKIWYDPEACLVHLGEETGGCHDISMRSLKYQFTFYHNHFLMAMKNLTASQALRLYARLFDCHVLGRPPCHKSGSPIKVLTRGIFYILGFFNALGSLIRSLWDDGQIYSRLDQESITKSSESLVISH; this is encoded by the coding sequence ATGGAATTTCCTAATTCTTCCACAAATAATCATCCCTTAGTCACTGTAATTATTCCGACTTACGGTAGAGAAGAACCACTACGAGATAGCATTGCAGATGTTTTAAATCAAAATTACCCGAATTTTGAAGTTTTGGTAGTAGATCAATCACCCACGCATCAAGCAGACATACAAAGCTATCTAGAAGAACTAGCCGCGAAAGACAAAATTAAATGGTTTCGCTTGAATTGGGCGAGTTTACCAGGGGCGCGAAATTATGGTGTGAGAAGGTCTGCGGGTGAAATTATTATTTTCATTGATGATGATGTCAAATTAACGCCTGACTATATCTCAAATCATGTCAAAAATTATCTGCAAAACCCAGAGATAGGGGCGGTAGCTGGACGGGTGTTTGACAGAATGAAATTAGGTGAGTCTAAGGGAGAGTTTGAGATTGAATATTTACCCCCAGAAGCAATGAACCCTGGGATTGCTTGGTATCATATCGATTTAGTACATACCATTAAGCCCCAACAAGTGTTAAGTGCGCGGGGTTGTAATATGTCTTTCCGTCGGGAAATTTTCACTAAGTATGGACTGCGGTTTGATGAGAGATTTCGCGGTAGTGCTGTCCGGGAAGAATCCGACTTTTGTCTGAGGTTCCGCAAGACAGGATATAAAATTTGGTATGACCCAGAGGCTTGTTTAGTCCATTTAGGAGAAGAAACTGGGGGGTGTCATGATATTAGTATGCGATCGCTCAAATATCAATTCACTTTCTACCACAATCATTTCCTGATGGCGATGAAAAACCTCACCGCTAGCCAAGCTTTACGTCTATACGCCAGGTTATTTGATTGTCACGTCCTTGGTCGTCCTCCCTGTCATAAAAGTGGTTCACCAATTAAAGTTTTGACCCGTGGTATTTTCTATATCTTGGGTTTTTTCAATGCTTTAGGGAGTCTTATCCGATCTCTGTGGGATGATGGACAAATTTATAGTCGTCTTGATCAAGAATCAATAACTAAGAGTTCAGAGTCATTAGTCATTAGTCATTAG
- the hpsO gene encoding hormogonium polysaccharide biosynthesis glycosyltransferase HpsO has product MRILVASHTYIVDLNCEKLRALSQLEPGIEVIVVVPKVWKPGGVQNKVIETEYRDEGTFKIVPVTNFSQNHQGLLTFGADLISLLRQFRPQIIQVEQGSRSLAYTQMIVLNQLLGLKAKNIFFTWWNLPYELKPPIALLEKYNLNHSHGIISGNQDGAEILRQRGYQGAIKVMPQLGVDETLFTPKSQPELAAKLGIAANDFVVGFVGRFVPEKGLLTLLRSLVILKDKNWKLLLLGRGVLKEELVQLATENHLQDRVIFVESVPHDEVANYINLMNTLVLPSETTYQFKTLTSVGWKEQFGHVIIEAMACRVPVVGSDSGEIPHVIGEAGMVFPEGKAEALADCLLQLIEKPDLAHKLAELGYQKAMTQYTNKALAKQQFEFYQELVISH; this is encoded by the coding sequence ATGAGAATCTTAGTTGCAAGTCATACGTATATTGTAGACCTCAACTGTGAAAAGTTGCGTGCGTTATCTCAGTTAGAACCAGGAATTGAAGTAATAGTTGTAGTTCCTAAAGTTTGGAAACCTGGCGGTGTACAAAATAAAGTTATTGAAACTGAGTATCGGGATGAAGGGACATTTAAAATAGTTCCAGTTACTAACTTTAGTCAAAATCATCAAGGGTTACTGACATTTGGTGCTGATTTAATCTCCTTGTTGCGACAATTTCGCCCCCAAATCATTCAAGTGGAACAGGGTTCTAGGAGTCTAGCTTATACTCAGATGATTGTCCTAAATCAGTTATTAGGACTAAAAGCGAAAAATATCTTTTTCACTTGGTGGAATTTACCTTACGAATTAAAACCACCAATAGCTTTACTAGAAAAATATAACCTCAATCATAGTCACGGTATTATTTCCGGTAATCAGGATGGGGCGGAAATTTTACGACAAAGAGGTTATCAAGGTGCAATTAAAGTCATGCCACAATTAGGTGTAGATGAAACACTATTTACACCCAAATCACAACCAGAATTAGCCGCTAAATTAGGTATTGCAGCAAATGATTTTGTTGTGGGATTTGTGGGGAGATTTGTACCTGAAAAGGGTTTATTAACACTTTTGCGGTCTTTAGTGATACTAAAAGATAAAAATTGGAAATTATTATTATTAGGACGCGGTGTTTTAAAAGAAGAACTAGTGCAATTAGCAACCGAAAATCATCTACAAGATAGAGTAATTTTTGTAGAAAGTGTACCTCATGATGAAGTTGCTAATTATATTAATTTGATGAATACCTTAGTTCTACCATCAGAGACTACCTATCAATTTAAAACCCTGACTTCTGTTGGGTGGAAAGAACAATTTGGTCACGTAATCATTGAGGCTATGGCGTGTAGAGTTCCTGTAGTTGGTTCTGACTCAGGCGAAATACCTCATGTAATTGGTGAGGCTGGTATGGTATTTCCTGAAGGGAAAGCGGAAGCTTTAGCAGACTGTTTATTACAACTAATAGAAAAACCGGATTTAGCGCATAAATTAGCTGAATTGGGATATCAAAAAGCAATGACTCAATACACAAATAAGGCTTTAGCCAAGCAGCAGTTTGAGTTTTATCAGGAATTAGTCATTAGTCATTAG